In the genome of Gammaproteobacteria bacterium, one region contains:
- a CDS encoding IS481 family transposase, with protein FAKRLKTLKGLTPYEYICKIWTQQPDRFKLDPTHHMPGLNS; from the coding sequence TTCGCCAAGCGCCTGAAGACACTCAAAGGCCTCACGCCCTACGAGTACATCTGCAAAATATGGACACAACAACCCGATCGATTCAAACTCGATCCAACCCACCATATGCCGGGACTAAACAGCTAG